One window of Dysidea avara chromosome 11, odDysAvar1.4, whole genome shotgun sequence genomic DNA carries:
- the LOC136238384 gene encoding uncharacterized protein isoform X2: MLATVTGDMSKGMHQSLTGSRKLIVYRKPGFTNFGDPVMDKAIERLAGGGSHVSGGNAPSKGFQMLIKGIAEAKTKHEEDRLIRNEAMFLKDRIGDPEITGKQMRELLIRLLYCEMLGQDCNWGYIHAVKLTQKGTLNDKRIGYLTVSLCLQEGNELSMLLVNTLQKDLKSANIIEVSMAMNVICRLVTKEMIPAFVPLIQEKMVHPKELIRKKALMVMHRFYLLSPSSITHLFNDIRRCLSDSDPGVMDTCLEVLIILIKDNPDKFKDLTCSLVHIMDQVINRKLPPDFDYHGVPSPWTQMKLLRLFSILGADDQTTSGVMYKAIQDSLGSAECTSNIGLAITYECIKTITTIYHNPSLVSKAAHSIGRFLNSTNNNWKCLGITALGLLVQVDTQYTLEHQLVVIDCLDDPDDTLKRKTLSLLFMMTNSLNVVVIAEKMIAYLKTTRDEYIKADLVSKITQLAERYAPDNQWFIRTMNIVFEVGGDLVRKEVAHNLMRLIAEGSEDDDVDNELRMDAVTCYLELISKPSLPDILIKIICWVVGEYAYLCEDVSSEEILKKITSLLNRKFDDKDTPTWVITAITKLVSQMGNFADEAQSHIACYLASVDIDMQQRCSELAELSQNLSLMQQVLPVDASCEDVEVDSSLSFLDDYVSEALEKGDTPYKPAHVRKAERAQEEEAEAPLSPEIKFKPYEKPSTQPMYHVPPSATTYTDNTTPSPVVPSPAPHVNSVDMVTSRGQNLYNSQDDYSYKLSDSPRLPVKGTRVWGSSGYLKTATYPTISPSETVSTSNHIDSVEEEPRRPSVEEEPYNEVPQETTTAPSRVTAVPVLSAEEVKKRELASALFGGGGGMNREGMLTGTRTPRKQKKTTESSSSTVTPKRTPSNTSDNTRKGSAPNVTQTNLLLDIDFSSPSTTIIQDRSNSVPNQQTVNNESTTMFDSLDVQTQPVTTSTSTTATTSGGLFGDLVDLFGSSGPSTSNNRPAPSVPSQYTQSSINTSSSLPSTTSSSTSGRGATDSFASLLDTPGYSLPSKQPAPPTAEVQDKPLAIALFDSPLSELRIPAELEVFPVAPGGSNLELCCDDTLRVTVTKVMKPKELILVLFLTNQKQVNLVDVITSVNTSSNLEAKLTNPHDNNSFLDQLSSFATIRHLCTVVPVSPGHNMNVHGKITYKVNLSTKRLFFDLNIQSVDLIRPLLIDTDSFGKKWGSFKNEKRHKKVSSHIKTPEMYMEVVKTKLNLHPIQIIGKEAIAAGTFLPSTPCLLHGKLSSAGLDVWVKSTSSVLTESFNKEVLTVFGVS; the protein is encoded by the exons ATGCTCGCTACGGTGACAGGTGACATGTCCAAGGGGATGCACCAGAGCTTAACCGGCTCCCGTAAACTTATCGTCTACAGAAAACCAG GGTTCACTAACTTTGGCGATCCTGTCATGGACAAGGCGATAGAGAGGCTAGCTGGGGGCGGTTCTCATGTCTCTGGTGGTAACGCCCCCTCGAAGGGTTTCCAGATGCTGATCAAGGGAATAGCTGAGGCGAAAACCAAACAC GAAGAGGACCGGCTGATTAGGAATGAAGCAATGTTCCTTAAGGACCGAATTGGAGACCCTGAAATAACTGGA AAACAGATGAGAGAGCTGCTGATACGACTGCTCTACTGTGAAATGTTAGGACAAGACTGTAATTGGGGGTATATCCATGCTGTGAAATTGACTCAGAAGGGAACTCTCAATGATAAGAGAATTG GTTATCTCACTGTGTCACTATGTCTCCAGGAAGGAAATGAGTTGAGCATGTTGTTAGTGAATACTCTACAGAAG GATTTGAAGAGTGCAAATATAATTGAGGTCTCCATGGCAATGAATGTGATATGCAGGCTTGTTACCAAGGAGATGATTCCGGCATTTGTGCCACTAATCCAGGAGAAGATGGTCCATCCAAA AGAGCTGATCCGCAAGAAGGCACTAATGGTGATGCACAGGTTCTACCTTTTATCTCCATCCTCCATCACTCATCTGTTTAATGATATCCGGCGTTGCCTTAGCGACAGTGACCCTGGTGTCATGGATACCTGTCTGGAGGTGTTGATTATACTCATCAAG GACAACCCAGACAAGTTCAAGGACCTGACATGTAGTCTGGTACACATCATGGATCAGGTGATCAACAGAAAGTTACCACCAGACTTTGACTACCATGGAGTTCCCTCCCCATGGACCCAGATGAAACTACTCCGACTGTTTTCCATATTAGGAGCTGACGACCAAACTACAAGTGGGGTGATGTACAAAGCTATACAGGATTCACTAGGATCAGCTGAGTGTACCTCTAACATTGGATTag CCATCACTTATGAGTGTATCAAGACCATCACTACCATTTATCATAATCCTTCACTGGTCTCAAAAGCTGCTCATTCCATTGGACGATTTCTCAACTCCACCAACAACAACTGGAAATGTCTTG GCATTACAGCCTTAGGGCTACTAGTACAAGTGgacacacagtacacactgGAACATCAACTAGTGGTTATTGACTGTCTGGATGATCCTGATGATACTCTGAAGAGGAAG ACGCTGAGCTTGTTATTCATGATGACCAATTCACTAAATGTTGTTGTCATTGCTGAGAAGATGATAGCTTACCTAAAGACAACTAGAGATGAGTACATCAAGGCTGACCTTGTCTCTAAGATCACACAGTTAGCAGAAAG GTATGCTCCAGACAACCAGTGGTTCATTAGGACGATGAACATTGTGTTTGAAGTTGGTGGTGATCTTGTGAGGAAGGAGGTCGCACACAACTTGATGAGATTGATAGCAGAAG GTAGCGAGGATGATGATGTTGATAATGAGCTGAGGATGGATGCCGTGACCTGTTACCTGGAGTTGATCAGCAAGCCAAGTCTTCCTGATATCTTGATCAAGATTATCTGCTGG GTTGTGGGAGAGTATGCTTATTTGTGTGAAGATGTCAGCTCTGAAGAGATACTCAAGAAAATCACTTCACTTCTTAATAGAAAATTTGATG ATAAGGACACACCAACCTGGGTCATCACAGCCATCACTAAACTGGTGTCTCAGATGGGTAACTTCGCAGATGAGGCTCAGTCACACATTGCCTGCTATCTTGCATCGGTTGACATTGACATGCAGCAG AGATGTAGTGAGTTGGCTGAGTTGTCACAGAACCTGTCACTGATGCAGCAGGTGCTACCAGTGGATGCTAGTTGTGAAGATGTTGAG GTTGACTCTTCATTGTCCTTCCTGGATGATTATGTTTCTGAAGCACTGGAGAAAGGGGATACCCCCTACAAGCCAGCTCATGTAAGAAAAGCAGAGAGAGCTCAAGAAGAAGAAGCAGAAG CTCCTCTTAGTCCAGAGATCAAGTTCAAGCCATACGAGAAGCCATCAACACAACCTATGTATCACGTACCACCATCAGCTACCACCTACACTGACAACACCACTCCCTCCCCAGTGGTGCCTTCTCCTGCACCACATGTGAACAGTGTTGATATGGTAACCAGTAGAGGACAAAACTTGTATAACTCACAAGATGATTATAGTTACAAGTTGTCAGA TTCTCCACGTTTACCAGTGAAAGGAACTCGTGTGTGGGGAAGTTCAGGTTACTTGAAGACTGCAACTTACCCCACCATTTCTCCTAGTGAGACTGTATCCACTAGCAACCATATTGATAG tgttgagGAGGAGCCAAGGAGACCATCTGTTGAAGAAGAACCATATAATGAGGTACCTCAAGAGACCACTACTGCT CCCAGTAGAGTGACTGCTGTTCCTGTGTTATCAGCCGAGGAGGTGAAGAAACGGGAGCTAGCTTCAGCTCTTTTTGGAGGTGGAGGAGGAATGAACAGAGAAGGAATGTTAACA GGTACTAGAACTCCTCGTAAACAGAAGAAGACAAcagaatcatcatcatcaacagtTACTCCTAAAAGAACACCATCCAATACTAGTGATAACACAAGGAAGGGATCTGCACCAAATGTCACTCAAACTAATCTCCTCTTGGACATTGACTTTAGCAGTCCATCAACCACCATAATCCAGGATAGATCAAACTCTGTTCCCAATCAACAGACGGTCAACAATGAATCAACGACAATGTTTGACTCCCTTGATGTGCAGACACAGCCAGTAACTACCTCTACCTCAACCACAGCTACTACTAGTGGTGGATTATTTGGTGATCTTGTAGACTTGTTTGGTAGCAGTGGACCGTCAACTAGTAATAACAGACCAGCTCCTTCTGTTCCCTCACAG TACACACAGTCCTCCATTAATACATCATCAAGTTTACCCTCCACAACCAGTAGCAGCACATCAGGGAGAGGGGCTACTGATTCATTTGCTAGTTTACTGGACACTCCAGGATATTCACTGCCATCGAAACAACCAGCCCCGCCCACAGCAGAGGTGCAGGATAAACCATTGGCTATTGCGCTATTTGACTCACCACTATCGGAGTTGAGAATACCAGCTGAACTTGAGGTGTTCCCAGTTGCACCAGGAGGGAGTAACTTA GAGTTGTGTTGTGATGATACTCTGAGAGTTACTGTTACCAAGGTGATGAAGCCAAAGGAATTAATACTGGTGTTGTTTCTGACCAATCAGAAGCAAGTCAACCTGGTTGATGTGATAACCAGTGTAAACACGTCCTCCAACCTAGAGGCCAAACTCACTAATCCTCATGACAATAACAGCTTCTTGGACCAGTTGTCCAGCTTTGCCACT ATTCGTCACTTGTGTACTGTGGTCCCAGTGTCTCCAGGCCACAACATGAATGTCCATGGAAAGATAACGTACAAAGTAAATTTGTCAACAaaaagattattttttgatCTTAACATACAGAGTGTTGACTTAATAAG GCCATTACTAATTGACACTGACTCGTTTGGAAAGAAATGGGGAAGTTTCAAGAATGAAAAGAGACATAAAAAAGTCTCCTCCCACATAAAGACACCAGAAATGTACATGGAAGTTGTCAAGACTAAACTAAATCTTCATCCAATTCAAATCATAG GTAAAGAAGCGATCGCTGCTGGTACCTTCCTACCATCCACTCCTTGTTTACTGCATGGTAAGTTATCCAGTGCTGGACTGGATGTGTGGGTGAAGTCTACTAGTTCTGTATTGACTGAATCGTTTAATAAAGAAGTACTAACTGTATTTGGAGTGTCTTGA
- the LOC136238384 gene encoding uncharacterized protein isoform X1: MLATVTGDMSKGMHQSLTGSRKLIVYRKPGFTNFGDPVMDKAIERLAGGGSHVSGGNAPSKGFQMLIKGIAEAKTKHEEDRLIRNEAMFLKDRIGDPEITGKQMRELLIRLLYCEMLGQDCNWGYIHAVKLTQKGTLNDKRIGYLTVSLCLQEGNELSMLLVNTLQKDLKSANIIEVSMAMNVICRLVTKEMIPAFVPLIQEKMVHPKELIRKKALMVMHRFYLLSPSSITHLFNDIRRCLSDSDPGVMDTCLEVLIILIKDNPDKFKDLTCSLVHIMDQVINRKLPPDFDYHGVPSPWTQMKLLRLFSILGADDQTTSGVMYKAIQDSLGSAECTSNIGLAITYECIKTITTIYHNPSLVSKAAHSIGRFLNSTNNNWKCLGITALGLLVQVDTQYTLEHQLVVIDCLDDPDDTLKRKTLSLLFMMTNSLNVVVIAEKMIAYLKTTRDEYIKADLVSKITQLAERYAPDNQWFIRTMNIVFEVGGDLVRKEVAHNLMRLIAEGSEDDDVDNELRMDAVTCYLELISKPSLPDILIKIICWVVGEYAYLCEDVSSEEILKKITSLLNRKFDDKDTPTWVITAITKLVSQMGNFADEAQSHIACYLASVDIDMQQRCSELAELSQNLSLMQQVLPVDASCEDVEVDSSLSFLDDYVSEALEKGDTPYKPAHVRKAERAQEEEAEAVAAPLSPEIKFKPYEKPSTQPMYHVPPSATTYTDNTTPSPVVPSPAPHVNSVDMVTSRGQNLYNSQDDYSYKLSDSPRLPVKGTRVWGSSGYLKTATYPTISPSETVSTSNHIDSVEEEPRRPSVEEEPYNEVPQETTTAPSRVTAVPVLSAEEVKKRELASALFGGGGGMNREGMLTGTRTPRKQKKTTESSSSTVTPKRTPSNTSDNTRKGSAPNVTQTNLLLDIDFSSPSTTIIQDRSNSVPNQQTVNNESTTMFDSLDVQTQPVTTSTSTTATTSGGLFGDLVDLFGSSGPSTSNNRPAPSVPSQYTQSSINTSSSLPSTTSSSTSGRGATDSFASLLDTPGYSLPSKQPAPPTAEVQDKPLAIALFDSPLSELRIPAELEVFPVAPGGSNLELCCDDTLRVTVTKVMKPKELILVLFLTNQKQVNLVDVITSVNTSSNLEAKLTNPHDNNSFLDQLSSFATIRHLCTVVPVSPGHNMNVHGKITYKVNLSTKRLFFDLNIQSVDLIRPLLIDTDSFGKKWGSFKNEKRHKKVSSHIKTPEMYMEVVKTKLNLHPIQIIGKEAIAAGTFLPSTPCLLHGKLSSAGLDVWVKSTSSVLTESFNKEVLTVFGVS; this comes from the exons ATGCTCGCTACGGTGACAGGTGACATGTCCAAGGGGATGCACCAGAGCTTAACCGGCTCCCGTAAACTTATCGTCTACAGAAAACCAG GGTTCACTAACTTTGGCGATCCTGTCATGGACAAGGCGATAGAGAGGCTAGCTGGGGGCGGTTCTCATGTCTCTGGTGGTAACGCCCCCTCGAAGGGTTTCCAGATGCTGATCAAGGGAATAGCTGAGGCGAAAACCAAACAC GAAGAGGACCGGCTGATTAGGAATGAAGCAATGTTCCTTAAGGACCGAATTGGAGACCCTGAAATAACTGGA AAACAGATGAGAGAGCTGCTGATACGACTGCTCTACTGTGAAATGTTAGGACAAGACTGTAATTGGGGGTATATCCATGCTGTGAAATTGACTCAGAAGGGAACTCTCAATGATAAGAGAATTG GTTATCTCACTGTGTCACTATGTCTCCAGGAAGGAAATGAGTTGAGCATGTTGTTAGTGAATACTCTACAGAAG GATTTGAAGAGTGCAAATATAATTGAGGTCTCCATGGCAATGAATGTGATATGCAGGCTTGTTACCAAGGAGATGATTCCGGCATTTGTGCCACTAATCCAGGAGAAGATGGTCCATCCAAA AGAGCTGATCCGCAAGAAGGCACTAATGGTGATGCACAGGTTCTACCTTTTATCTCCATCCTCCATCACTCATCTGTTTAATGATATCCGGCGTTGCCTTAGCGACAGTGACCCTGGTGTCATGGATACCTGTCTGGAGGTGTTGATTATACTCATCAAG GACAACCCAGACAAGTTCAAGGACCTGACATGTAGTCTGGTACACATCATGGATCAGGTGATCAACAGAAAGTTACCACCAGACTTTGACTACCATGGAGTTCCCTCCCCATGGACCCAGATGAAACTACTCCGACTGTTTTCCATATTAGGAGCTGACGACCAAACTACAAGTGGGGTGATGTACAAAGCTATACAGGATTCACTAGGATCAGCTGAGTGTACCTCTAACATTGGATTag CCATCACTTATGAGTGTATCAAGACCATCACTACCATTTATCATAATCCTTCACTGGTCTCAAAAGCTGCTCATTCCATTGGACGATTTCTCAACTCCACCAACAACAACTGGAAATGTCTTG GCATTACAGCCTTAGGGCTACTAGTACAAGTGgacacacagtacacactgGAACATCAACTAGTGGTTATTGACTGTCTGGATGATCCTGATGATACTCTGAAGAGGAAG ACGCTGAGCTTGTTATTCATGATGACCAATTCACTAAATGTTGTTGTCATTGCTGAGAAGATGATAGCTTACCTAAAGACAACTAGAGATGAGTACATCAAGGCTGACCTTGTCTCTAAGATCACACAGTTAGCAGAAAG GTATGCTCCAGACAACCAGTGGTTCATTAGGACGATGAACATTGTGTTTGAAGTTGGTGGTGATCTTGTGAGGAAGGAGGTCGCACACAACTTGATGAGATTGATAGCAGAAG GTAGCGAGGATGATGATGTTGATAATGAGCTGAGGATGGATGCCGTGACCTGTTACCTGGAGTTGATCAGCAAGCCAAGTCTTCCTGATATCTTGATCAAGATTATCTGCTGG GTTGTGGGAGAGTATGCTTATTTGTGTGAAGATGTCAGCTCTGAAGAGATACTCAAGAAAATCACTTCACTTCTTAATAGAAAATTTGATG ATAAGGACACACCAACCTGGGTCATCACAGCCATCACTAAACTGGTGTCTCAGATGGGTAACTTCGCAGATGAGGCTCAGTCACACATTGCCTGCTATCTTGCATCGGTTGACATTGACATGCAGCAG AGATGTAGTGAGTTGGCTGAGTTGTCACAGAACCTGTCACTGATGCAGCAGGTGCTACCAGTGGATGCTAGTTGTGAAGATGTTGAG GTTGACTCTTCATTGTCCTTCCTGGATGATTATGTTTCTGAAGCACTGGAGAAAGGGGATACCCCCTACAAGCCAGCTCATGTAAGAAAAGCAGAGAGAGCTCAAGAAGAAGAAGCAGAAG CTGTTGCAGCTCCTCTTAGTCCAGAGATCAAGTTCAAGCCATACGAGAAGCCATCAACACAACCTATGTATCACGTACCACCATCAGCTACCACCTACACTGACAACACCACTCCCTCCCCAGTGGTGCCTTCTCCTGCACCACATGTGAACAGTGTTGATATGGTAACCAGTAGAGGACAAAACTTGTATAACTCACAAGATGATTATAGTTACAAGTTGTCAGA TTCTCCACGTTTACCAGTGAAAGGAACTCGTGTGTGGGGAAGTTCAGGTTACTTGAAGACTGCAACTTACCCCACCATTTCTCCTAGTGAGACTGTATCCACTAGCAACCATATTGATAG tgttgagGAGGAGCCAAGGAGACCATCTGTTGAAGAAGAACCATATAATGAGGTACCTCAAGAGACCACTACTGCT CCCAGTAGAGTGACTGCTGTTCCTGTGTTATCAGCCGAGGAGGTGAAGAAACGGGAGCTAGCTTCAGCTCTTTTTGGAGGTGGAGGAGGAATGAACAGAGAAGGAATGTTAACA GGTACTAGAACTCCTCGTAAACAGAAGAAGACAAcagaatcatcatcatcaacagtTACTCCTAAAAGAACACCATCCAATACTAGTGATAACACAAGGAAGGGATCTGCACCAAATGTCACTCAAACTAATCTCCTCTTGGACATTGACTTTAGCAGTCCATCAACCACCATAATCCAGGATAGATCAAACTCTGTTCCCAATCAACAGACGGTCAACAATGAATCAACGACAATGTTTGACTCCCTTGATGTGCAGACACAGCCAGTAACTACCTCTACCTCAACCACAGCTACTACTAGTGGTGGATTATTTGGTGATCTTGTAGACTTGTTTGGTAGCAGTGGACCGTCAACTAGTAATAACAGACCAGCTCCTTCTGTTCCCTCACAG TACACACAGTCCTCCATTAATACATCATCAAGTTTACCCTCCACAACCAGTAGCAGCACATCAGGGAGAGGGGCTACTGATTCATTTGCTAGTTTACTGGACACTCCAGGATATTCACTGCCATCGAAACAACCAGCCCCGCCCACAGCAGAGGTGCAGGATAAACCATTGGCTATTGCGCTATTTGACTCACCACTATCGGAGTTGAGAATACCAGCTGAACTTGAGGTGTTCCCAGTTGCACCAGGAGGGAGTAACTTA GAGTTGTGTTGTGATGATACTCTGAGAGTTACTGTTACCAAGGTGATGAAGCCAAAGGAATTAATACTGGTGTTGTTTCTGACCAATCAGAAGCAAGTCAACCTGGTTGATGTGATAACCAGTGTAAACACGTCCTCCAACCTAGAGGCCAAACTCACTAATCCTCATGACAATAACAGCTTCTTGGACCAGTTGTCCAGCTTTGCCACT ATTCGTCACTTGTGTACTGTGGTCCCAGTGTCTCCAGGCCACAACATGAATGTCCATGGAAAGATAACGTACAAAGTAAATTTGTCAACAaaaagattattttttgatCTTAACATACAGAGTGTTGACTTAATAAG GCCATTACTAATTGACACTGACTCGTTTGGAAAGAAATGGGGAAGTTTCAAGAATGAAAAGAGACATAAAAAAGTCTCCTCCCACATAAAGACACCAGAAATGTACATGGAAGTTGTCAAGACTAAACTAAATCTTCATCCAATTCAAATCATAG GTAAAGAAGCGATCGCTGCTGGTACCTTCCTACCATCCACTCCTTGTTTACTGCATGGTAAGTTATCCAGTGCTGGACTGGATGTGTGGGTGAAGTCTACTAGTTCTGTATTGACTGAATCGTTTAATAAAGAAGTACTAACTGTATTTGGAGTGTCTTGA